GCATTCTCCCTATTTGCAGTGGCTGTAAAAAGCTACGAGATGACGATGGTATATGGCATTCTCTGGAAGAGTACCTTGAAGCTCGATCCAACACCCGCTTTTCTCATGGGCTGTGTCCGGAGTGTGCCGAAAGGCTTTATCCGGACTACTTCGGGAAGAAGTAGTTTTAAACGCGGAGCCCGGGTCGATGAACGATCTTAAAAGAGTTATGGTCGTCGAAGACAGTGCCACTCAGGCTTTGCACCTCAAGGCGATACTTGAGTCTCTGGGCTATGATGTGAAGGTTGCCTCCAACGGTCGTGTTGCCCTGGATATGCTGCATGAAGATTTCTGCCGTATCGTCATAACGGACTGGATAATGCCGGAAATGGACGGGATTGAATTCTGCAAGTCTTTGCGCAGCCTTGACCTGCCGGGCTATGTTTATGTGCTTATCCTTACGGCAAGGGATAACCTTGACGATCTTGTGGAAGGGCTTGAGGCGGGTGCTGACGATTATCTTACAAAACCGGTAAATCCTGCGGAACTGGCTGCAAGGCTTAAGACGGCAAAACGAATACTGGAGCTTGAGAGTTCGTTGAGACAGCGGAACGAGGAAATAGCGCGCATGGCCGTAACGGATCAGCTTACGGGGCTTTACAACAGGAGGTATTTCAACGAGCAGTTGCCTCTGGTGATTAAAGCGGCGGTGCGCTTTCAACAACCACTTTCTCTCATCATGATGGACATCGACCATTTCAAATCGGTGAACGACACTTACGGACATCAGGCCGGTGATGCCGTGCTTCAGAAGTTTGCCGAAATGGTCAGATCATCTTTGAGAGCCGGCGTGGACTGGGCGGCGCGCTTCGGGGGCGAAGAATTTGCCGTTGTTATGACGAACACGGCCCTGAAAGGTGCCGAAGTGGCGGCAGAACGGCTCAGACTTCTGGTGGCCCATTCTCTTATTCCCATTCCCTCGGGCGATAAGCTTCGAATTACGGCTAGCTTTGGAGTGGCCTCGGTCACGCCCGGTTCACCCGATGAACCCACCATGGAGAAGCTGGTTGCTGCCGCCGATGAGGCTCTTTACAGGGCAAAGAGAAGAGGTAGGAATCGAGTTGTGGCCGTCGTTTTGTAATTTATCTTCGGCTTTTTCAAAAATTTGACCCCGGGGAATCTTTCCGCTAGCATAGACCTGGGTTTTTGAGAAAAGGAGCACAAGGGCTGGGTGTTTTATGAAACCGGGGCTTGCCGAGAGGCCGTTTAATGTGCTGATTGTCAATCAGGACAGGAAGTCTATTAAAAATCGGCTTTATGAACGGGTTAAGGTTGATCTCGCCCGTATTGAGCAGGAACTCAGGGCTCAGGTTCTGAGTTCCGTTCCTCTGGCCAACACCGTTGGTAAGTATGTCATAGAAAGCGGCGGTAAGAGATTACGACCTCTCCTTACGGTTCTCTGTGCCAGATTGTGCGGTTATGATGGTGATCGGGATGTCAGGCTGGCTCTGGCCTTTGAATTTCTCCACGTTGCGACCCTCCTGCACGACGATGTGATCGATCATGCGGAGGTAAGGCGGAATCGCCCTGCGGCCAATACTCTGTGGGGGAATCAGGCGGTTGTTCTGGTGGGAGACTACCTTTATTCCAAAGCCCTGATGCTGTCCGTCGAATACGGTGACCTGGGGATTATTGAGGTTATTACGAGAGCGGCGAATCTCATGGCCGAAGGAGAAGTCCTCCAG
This portion of the Thermodesulforhabdus norvegica genome encodes:
- a CDS encoding diguanylate cyclase, with protein sequence MNDLKRVMVVEDSATQALHLKAILESLGYDVKVASNGRVALDMLHEDFCRIVITDWIMPEMDGIEFCKSLRSLDLPGYVYVLILTARDNLDDLVEGLEAGADDYLTKPVNPAELAARLKTAKRILELESSLRQRNEEIARMAVTDQLTGLYNRRYFNEQLPLVIKAAVRFQQPLSLIMMDIDHFKSVNDTYGHQAGDAVLQKFAEMVRSSLRAGVDWAARFGGEEFAVVMTNTALKGAEVAAERLRLLVAHSLIPIPSGDKLRITASFGVASVTPGSPDEPTMEKLVAAADEALYRAKRRGRNRVVAVVL